Proteins encoded by one window of Maliibacterium massiliense:
- the recF gene encoding DNA replication/repair protein RecF, which produces MAQNRRMRIDKLQLHQFRSYRDAFLQLPDGITVLSGANAQGKTNLLEGVFLCCAGKSHRAAVERDLVMWDCPQALVRASITRRDGQHAIDMALLDSGRKRIRFDGAPVGSMSAFVGQLSGVLFSPENVRLIKEGPRLRRQYMDVALSQVYRGYLAALQQYNRALLQRNNLLKSLASQPALAETLPVWDAQLAEAGAQVMAHRDAFCSAIAPVAARIHAAVSGGREHLQLTYEPSVAGAGGARAALLAALARAHVLDRRRCSTSVGPHRDDIRLVIDGVDARAFASQGQQRTAALALKMAELDWMQAETGERPVLLLDDVFSELDAARRAKLLDVVQGGQTIITCTEAEALPLPRARIAAHFVVADGTVTPA; this is translated from the coding sequence GTGGCACAAAACAGGCGCATGCGCATCGATAAACTGCAACTGCATCAGTTCCGTTCCTACCGCGATGCGTTCCTGCAGCTGCCCGATGGGATCACGGTGCTTTCCGGCGCCAACGCCCAGGGCAAGACCAACCTGTTGGAAGGCGTTTTTTTGTGCTGTGCGGGCAAATCCCACCGCGCGGCTGTGGAGCGCGATCTGGTGATGTGGGACTGTCCCCAGGCGCTTGTGCGCGCCAGCATCACCCGGCGCGACGGGCAGCATGCCATCGACATGGCGCTGCTTGATTCGGGGCGCAAGCGCATCCGCTTTGACGGCGCGCCCGTGGGCAGCATGTCCGCCTTTGTGGGGCAGCTCTCCGGCGTGCTCTTCTCGCCGGAGAACGTGCGCCTCATCAAGGAGGGGCCCCGCCTGCGCAGGCAGTATATGGACGTGGCCCTCTCGCAGGTATACCGCGGCTACCTTGCCGCGCTGCAGCAGTACAACCGCGCCCTTTTGCAGCGCAACAACCTGCTCAAAAGCCTGGCCTCCCAGCCCGCTTTGGCTGAGACGCTCCCGGTGTGGGACGCCCAGCTGGCCGAGGCAGGCGCGCAGGTCATGGCGCACAGGGACGCCTTCTGCAGCGCCATCGCGCCGGTGGCGGCCCGCATCCACGCGGCCGTATCGGGGGGCAGGGAGCATCTGCAGCTCACCTACGAGCCCAGCGTAGCGGGCGCGGGCGGCGCGCGCGCGGCGCTGCTGGCCGCCCTTGCGCGCGCCCACGTGCTGGACAGGCGCCGGTGCAGCACCAGCGTGGGCCCCCACCGCGACGACATCCGCCTGGTGATCGACGGGGTGGACGCCCGCGCCTTCGCCTCCCAGGGGCAGCAGCGCACCGCGGCGCTTGCGCTGAAGATGGCGGAGCTGGACTGGATGCAGGCCGAGACGGGGGAGCGCCCCGTGCTGCTGCTGGACGACGTGTTCAGCGAGCTGGACGCGGCGCGGCGCGCCAAGCTGCTGGACGTGGTGCAGGGGGGGCAGACCATCATCACCTGCACCGAAGCGGAGGCCCTGCCCCTGCCCAGGGCGCGCATTGCGGCGCACTTTGTGGTGGCAGACGGCACGGTGACGCCCGCATGA
- a CDS encoding DUF1294 domain-containing protein has translation MSAHTLYPLLAGTLALVNLAAFALMGWDKRCARKGAWRVRERTLLWACALFGAPGGYLGMRLFHHKTQKRAFALGVPLMALVQVALAIVLVWHLQTP, from the coding sequence ATGAGCGCCCATACGCTTTATCCGCTGCTTGCCGGCACGCTGGCGCTGGTCAACCTGGCCGCCTTTGCGTTGATGGGGTGGGACAAGCGCTGCGCCCGCAAGGGGGCCTGGCGCGTTAGGGAGCGCACGCTGCTTTGGGCCTGCGCGCTCTTCGGGGCGCCGGGCGGATACCTGGGGATGCGCCTCTTTCATCACAAGACGCAGAAACGCGCCTTTGCGCTGGGGGTGCCTCTGATGGCACTGGTACAGGTTGCGCTGGCAATCGTGCTTGTATGGCACCTTCAAACGCCGTAA
- a CDS encoding undecaprenyl-diphosphate phosphatase, with protein MNMLQAAILGLVQGLAEFLPISSSGHLVLVQKLMGIQATQDLMFFNIMLHVGTLFAVVAVFYRDIWEMIKHPFSKLPMLLVLATVPTVVIALLTRNLIDEAFEGQFLGVCFIITAIILYWVECVRHRHPRSIEKMGPFDALVIGTAQGLAILPGISRSGATIAAGLSQGVQRAAVGKFSMLMSMIAIVGAAVLEAPDALAGGMGGLSWGSMLIGIVTAALSGYVAIRWLLRILQQGSLKPFAIYLVILGLVVLGDQYLWHGVLG; from the coding sequence ATGAATATGCTGCAAGCCGCGATCCTGGGTCTGGTGCAGGGGCTCGCGGAGTTTTTACCCATCAGCTCGTCCGGCCATCTGGTGCTGGTGCAGAAGCTGATGGGCATCCAGGCCACCCAGGATCTGATGTTTTTCAACATCATGCTGCATGTAGGCACGCTTTTTGCGGTGGTTGCGGTGTTTTACAGGGATATCTGGGAGATGATCAAGCACCCCTTCAGCAAGCTGCCCATGCTGCTTGTGCTGGCCACCGTGCCCACGGTGGTGATCGCGCTTTTGACCCGCAACCTGATCGACGAGGCGTTTGAGGGGCAGTTTCTGGGCGTGTGCTTCATCATCACGGCCATCATCCTCTACTGGGTGGAATGCGTGCGGCACCGCCACCCCCGCTCGATTGAAAAGATGGGCCCCTTTGACGCGCTGGTAATTGGCACTGCGCAGGGGCTGGCCATCCTGCCGGGCATCTCGCGCAGCGGCGCCACCATCGCGGCGGGCCTGAGCCAGGGTGTGCAGCGCGCGGCGGTGGGCAAGTTTTCCATGCTCATGAGCATGATCGCCATCGTGGGCGCGGCCGTGCTGGAGGCGCCCGATGCGCTGGCCGGCGGCATGGGTGGCCTGTCTTGGGGCAGCATGCTGATAGGCATCGTCACCGCGGCGCTCTCGGGCTATGTGGCCATCCGCTGGCTGCTGCGCATTCTGCAGCAGGGCAGCCTCAAGCCGTTTGCCATCTACCTGGTCATATTGGGCCTGGTGGTGCTGGGCGACCAGTACCTGTGGCACGGCGTGCTGGGCTAA
- a CDS encoding SprT family zinc-dependent metalloprotease has product MRGQIGELSYELTIKARLRNINLRVRSDGSVHVSAPRGVDRRRIDAFLLQKYDWILRAQARAGQRSAARRTLCGEEGETFPLLGAPVTLRFAAGRRTDAPPAGGVWTLHVRDPEDAACRRRALASHLTRFAQRVFARRLETVYASFAAYRIPYPTLVVRQMTARYGSCNAHKGVITLSRTLVHAPVSLIDFILAHECAHLVECNHAPAFYRVLASVMPDHAARRDALRALVLPVLETLPDA; this is encoded by the coding sequence ATGCGGGGACAGATCGGCGAGCTTTCCTATGAACTGACCATCAAGGCGCGCCTGCGCAACATCAACCTGCGCGTGCGCTCCGATGGATCGGTGCATGTATCCGCGCCGCGCGGGGTGGACCGCCGGCGGATCGACGCTTTTTTGCTGCAGAAATACGATTGGATTTTGCGCGCGCAGGCGCGTGCAGGCCAGCGCAGCGCGGCGCGGCGCACGCTGTGCGGCGAAGAGGGGGAGACGTTCCCGCTGCTGGGCGCGCCGGTGACGCTGCGCTTTGCGGCGGGCCGGCGCACGGACGCGCCGCCTGCCGGCGGGGTGTGGACGCTGCATGTGCGCGACCCCGAGGACGCCGCCTGCCGCAGGCGGGCGCTGGCCAGCCATCTTACGCGCTTCGCGCAGCGTGTCTTTGCCCGCAGGCTGGAGACGGTGTACGCAAGCTTTGCCGCCTACCGCATCCCCTACCCCACGCTGGTGGTGCGGCAGATGACCGCGCGCTACGGCAGCTGTAACGCGCACAAGGGCGTCATCACCCTCAGCCGCACGCTGGTCCACGCGCCGGTGTCGCTGATTGACTTTATCCTCGCCCACGAATGCGCCCATCTGGTGGAATGCAACCACGCCCCCGCATTCTACCGGGTGCTGGCAAGCGTGATGCCCGACCACGCCGCCCGGCGCGACGCACTGCGCGCACTCGTGCTGCCGGTGTTGGAAACGCTTCCGGACGCGTAG
- a CDS encoding DUF4203 domain-containing protein, giving the protein MPDLTFAPQTELTLFSLIITLLCGALFGFFGYRFLRISMSVSAFISFASLNTYVRDWVDMPAFLYIIVTIALGLLGAFLAFKLFKFGVFVLCGAAGGMIGAMWLSNTLWIIVLALSCGILGLCLMKPIIVLVTSGAGAAAIAGGIATYFHLGNVTAHISWLMALAVVLFVICTVTQFSTTKGVIRK; this is encoded by the coding sequence ATGCCGGATCTAACATTTGCACCACAGACGGAACTCACGCTCTTTTCCTTGATCATCACGCTGCTTTGCGGCGCGCTCTTTGGGTTCTTTGGGTACCGGTTCCTGCGGATTTCCATGTCTGTTTCCGCCTTTATCAGCTTTGCCTCGCTCAACACCTATGTGCGCGATTGGGTGGACATGCCCGCGTTCCTCTACATCATCGTGACCATCGCGCTGGGCCTGCTGGGCGCCTTCCTGGCGTTTAAACTCTTCAAGTTCGGCGTGTTTGTGCTCTGCGGCGCGGCAGGGGGGATGATCGGCGCCATGTGGCTGTCCAACACGCTGTGGATCATTGTGCTGGCGCTCTCCTGCGGCATATTGGGCCTATGCCTGATGAAGCCCATCATCGTGCTGGTCACATCCGGCGCGGGCGCGGCCGCAATCGCGGGGGGCATTGCGACCTATTTCCACCTGGGCAATGTCACCGCGCATATCTCGTGGCTTATGGCTCTGGCGGTGGTGCTGTTCGTCATCTGCACCGTCACCCAGTTCTCCACAACCAAGGGCGTCATACGCAAATAG
- a CDS encoding DUF4349 domain-containing protein — MKKHTLKKLALLAAIALVMALWVGCAAQNKSATDAAMPQASSAASSEASMGGASAMEKGEAANADMAAGAGAQARANAQEKIIRTYYYELRAQDVKGASARIESLVTQSGGYVLSSNMEAIGEEAQGRFYANLTVRVPQNQATAFKEQLGKLGEVLSSSNAAEDVTDQYYDLEARLKAAQAEEAQLMELLKNCTSVEDTLKVREQLSQVRGEIESMQGQLKRLGELTQYDTYNISLSPPNIMVRTDDNGRIISAEEFSNGLSKGFQNSINVIVNGGAYLLIGLANIALPLLLVAAIVLAIIWIVRRAARRSRAKKLAASQAVQGQDDVGPQQ, encoded by the coding sequence ATGAAGAAACACACCTTGAAGAAACTGGCGCTGCTTGCGGCCATCGCGCTGGTAATGGCGCTGTGGGTGGGCTGCGCGGCGCAGAACAAGTCGGCCACCGATGCCGCCATGCCCCAGGCATCCAGCGCGGCCAGCAGCGAGGCCTCCATGGGCGGAGCGTCCGCGATGGAGAAGGGCGAGGCGGCAAATGCGGACATGGCAGCGGGCGCGGGCGCCCAGGCGCGCGCAAACGCGCAGGAAAAGATCATCCGCACCTACTATTACGAGCTGCGCGCGCAGGATGTCAAGGGCGCCTCGGCGCGCATTGAAAGCCTGGTCACCCAGTCGGGCGGCTACGTGCTCTCCAGCAACATGGAGGCCATCGGCGAGGAGGCGCAGGGCCGCTTCTACGCCAACCTCACCGTGCGGGTGCCCCAGAACCAGGCTACCGCATTTAAAGAGCAGCTGGGCAAGCTGGGCGAGGTGCTCTCCTCGAGCAACGCCGCCGAGGACGTCACCGACCAGTACTACGACCTGGAGGCGCGCCTCAAGGCCGCCCAGGCCGAGGAGGCCCAGCTGATGGAGCTGCTCAAGAACTGCACCAGCGTGGAGGATACCCTCAAGGTGCGCGAGCAGCTCTCCCAGGTGCGCGGCGAGATTGAGTCCATGCAGGGCCAGCTCAAGCGGCTGGGCGAGCTGACCCAATACGACACCTACAACATCAGCCTGTCGCCCCCCAATATAATGGTGCGCACCGACGACAACGGCCGCATCATCTCGGCGGAGGAGTTTTCGAACGGCCTGTCCAAGGGCTTTCAAAACTCCATCAACGTCATTGTCAACGGCGGGGCGTACCTGCTCATCGGCCTTGCCAACATCGCGCTTCCGCTGCTGCTTGTGGCCGCCATCGTGCTTGCGATCATATGGATCGTGCGCCGCGCCGCGCGCCGCAGCAGGGCAAAAAAGCTTGCCGCGAGCCAGGCGGTTCAAGGGCAGGATGACGTGGGGCCGCAGCAGTAA
- the gyrA gene encoding DNA gyrase subunit A — protein sequence MNEQENTKQRIIPVNIEREMKTSFIAYAMAVIINRALPDVRDGLKPVHRRILYSMSELGLSPDKPFRKSARIVGDVLGKYHPHGDTAVYDSMVRMAQDFSMRYPLVQGHGNFGSVDGDGAAAMRYTEARMSKLAMQMIADIDKDTVAFGPNFDGTAMQPMVLPSRYPNLLVNGSGGIAVGMATNIPPHNIGEVIDGAVALIDDPEISVDELMRYIPGPDFPTGGIVMGTMGIREAYRTGRGRIVVRAKTEIEQMTPTRARIIVTEIPYQVNKARLVEKIAELVHEKRVEGISDLRDESDRNGMRIVIELKQNVNASVVLNLLYKHTQLQDTFGAIMIALVDGEPRLLDLKSILYHYVEHQKDVITRRTRYELERAEARAHILEGLLIALDYIDAVIALIRGSKTQAEAKAGLIEKFNLSERQAQAILEMRLQRLVGLERARLQEEYAKLTERISYYRAVLADEKMVLGIVREELLAVRDQFDDERRTEITALADEIDLADLIEEKDVVITLTHFGYVKRLASDTYRTQRRGGRGISALSKREEDFVENVFTTSTHQDIMFFTNMGKMFLLKGYEIPEASRTARGTAIVNLLPLEGAEKITACFPVPELESEQAMLVMATKRGIIKKTPLGEFRNMRRSGLRAIVLREDDELMGVQLTDGAQEILVGTRGGMSIRFCETDIRPMGRSAMGVRAVRLRSGDEVVGMEKIAEDAQVLVVSANGFGKRTLIEEYRAQARGGKGVRTLAITDKTGPMVGLRMVTEQDDIMLISDDGTIIRMEADSIRLQGRATQGVTLMRLAGDAHVVAVAVAAKSEEDEGEDGDMETDAPDDAEV from the coding sequence GTGAACGAGCAAGAAAACACCAAGCAGCGCATTATCCCGGTCAACATTGAGCGGGAGATGAAGACGTCCTTTATCGCCTACGCGATGGCGGTGATCATCAACCGCGCGCTGCCCGACGTGCGCGACGGTTTGAAACCCGTGCACCGGCGCATTCTGTATTCCATGAGCGAGCTGGGCCTGTCGCCGGATAAGCCCTTTCGTAAAAGCGCGCGCATTGTAGGCGACGTGCTTGGCAAATACCATCCCCACGGCGATACCGCAGTCTACGACAGCATGGTGCGCATGGCGCAGGATTTCTCTATGCGCTACCCGCTGGTGCAGGGCCACGGCAACTTCGGCTCGGTGGACGGGGACGGCGCGGCGGCCATGCGCTACACAGAGGCGCGCATGAGCAAGCTTGCCATGCAGATGATCGCGGATATCGACAAGGACACCGTGGCATTCGGCCCTAACTTTGACGGCACCGCCATGCAGCCCATGGTGCTGCCCAGCCGCTACCCCAACCTGCTGGTCAACGGCTCGGGCGGCATTGCCGTGGGCATGGCCACCAACATCCCGCCGCACAACATCGGCGAGGTGATCGACGGCGCGGTGGCGCTGATCGACGACCCGGAAATTTCCGTCGACGAGCTGATGCGCTATATTCCCGGCCCGGACTTCCCCACCGGCGGCATCGTGATGGGTACCATGGGCATCCGCGAGGCGTATCGCACTGGCCGCGGGCGCATCGTGGTGCGCGCAAAGACCGAGATCGAGCAGATGACGCCCACGCGCGCGCGCATCATCGTTACCGAGATTCCCTACCAGGTCAACAAGGCCCGCCTTGTGGAAAAGATCGCGGAGCTGGTGCACGAAAAGCGCGTGGAAGGCATTTCCGATCTGCGCGACGAGTCCGACCGCAACGGCATGCGCATCGTCATTGAGCTCAAGCAGAACGTCAACGCCTCGGTGGTGCTCAACCTGCTCTACAAGCACACCCAGCTGCAGGATACCTTCGGCGCGATCATGATCGCGCTGGTGGACGGCGAGCCCCGCCTGCTGGACCTCAAGAGCATTCTCTACCACTACGTGGAGCATCAAAAGGACGTCATCACCCGCCGCACCCGCTACGAGCTGGAGCGCGCCGAGGCGCGCGCCCACATCCTGGAAGGCCTGCTCATCGCGCTGGATTACATCGACGCGGTGATCGCGCTGATCCGCGGCTCCAAAACGCAGGCCGAGGCAAAAGCGGGACTGATCGAGAAGTTCAACCTCTCCGAGCGGCAGGCCCAGGCCATCCTGGAGATGCGCCTGCAGCGCCTGGTCGGGCTGGAACGCGCGCGCCTGCAGGAGGAGTACGCCAAGCTCACCGAGCGCATCAGCTACTACCGCGCGGTGCTGGCGGACGAGAAAATGGTGCTGGGCATTGTGCGCGAGGAGCTGCTTGCGGTGCGCGACCAGTTTGACGACGAACGCCGCACCGAGATCACCGCGCTTGCCGACGAGATCGACCTGGCGGACCTCATCGAGGAAAAGGACGTGGTCATCACACTGACCCATTTCGGCTACGTCAAGCGCCTGGCGTCGGATACCTACCGCACCCAGCGGCGCGGCGGGCGGGGCATATCCGCCCTCTCCAAGCGGGAGGAGGACTTTGTGGAGAACGTGTTTACCACCTCCACGCACCAGGACATCATGTTCTTTACCAACATGGGCAAGATGTTCCTGCTCAAGGGCTACGAAATCCCCGAGGCCAGCCGCACCGCGCGGGGCACGGCCATCGTGAACCTGCTGCCGCTGGAGGGCGCGGAGAAGATCACCGCCTGCTTCCCGGTGCCGGAGCTGGAGAGCGAGCAGGCCATGCTTGTGATGGCCACCAAGCGGGGCATCATCAAAAAGACCCCGCTTGGCGAATTCCGCAACATGCGCCGCAGCGGCCTGCGCGCCATCGTGCTGCGCGAGGACGACGAGCTGATGGGCGTGCAGCTGACCGATGGCGCCCAGGAGATTTTGGTGGGCACGCGCGGCGGCATGAGCATCCGCTTCTGCGAGACGGACATCCGGCCCATGGGCCGCAGCGCCATGGGTGTGCGCGCCGTGCGCCTGCGCTCGGGCGACGAGGTGGTGGGCATGGAGAAGATCGCCGAGGACGCGCAGGTGCTGGTGGTCTCTGCCAACGGCTTTGGCAAGCGCACGCTCATCGAGGAGTACCGCGCCCAGGCCCGCGGGGGCAAGGGGGTGCGCACGCTGGCCATCACCGATAAGACCGGCCCCATGGTGGGCCTGCGCATGGTCACGGAGCAGGACGATATCATGCTCATCTCCGACGATGGCACCATCATCCGCATGGAGGCGGATTCCATCCGCCTGCAGGGCCGTGCCACCCAGGGCGTCACGCTGATGCGCCTGGCGGGGGATGCGCACGTGGTGGCCGTGGCGGTCGCCGCAAAGAGCGAGGAGGACGAAGGCGAGGACGGCGATATGGAGACGGACGCGCCGGACGACGCCGAGGTGTAA
- a CDS encoding extracellular matrix/biofilm biosynthesis regulator RemA family protein gives MILHLGDDVIVQVKDIVSIIDMQESLPGDTRAFLKKAKEDGLVVQVGAEEKKSAVLCQKGTRTRVYFSPISSATLLKRSNYVGRISRL, from the coding sequence GTGATACTGCATCTGGGCGATGACGTGATTGTGCAGGTCAAGGATATTGTTTCCATCATCGATATGCAGGAGTCGCTGCCCGGCGATACGCGTGCCTTCCTCAAAAAGGCAAAGGAGGACGGCCTGGTGGTGCAGGTGGGCGCGGAGGAAAAAAAGAGCGCTGTGCTCTGCCAGAAGGGCACGCGCACGCGGGTGTACTTCTCGCCCATCTCCTCGGCCACGCTGCTCAAACGCAGCAACTACGTGGGCAGGATCAGCCGGCTGTAG
- the gyrB gene encoding DNA topoisomerase (ATP-hydrolyzing) subunit B has product MMEDMDTNTVTQVTDAYDESQIQVLEGLEAVRRRPGMYIGSTDIHGLHHLVYELVDNAIDEAMAGYCTRVKVKINADGSVTVTDNGRGIPVGVHPKMGRPAVEVCLTILHAGGKFDGKGYKVSGGLHGVGMSVVNALSTKLHVAVRQAGHVHEQHYERGVPTDELTVTGQTEETGTTITFYPDAAIFDSIVFDYDILKKRLRELSFLNAGLLIELEDAREDRQQHHTFHFEGGIVSFVAHINKNKETLFPDPIYFRGARDDSIVEIAMQYNDTYNETILTYANNIATIEGGAHLVGFKNALTRVLNDYARKNNLIKANDPSLTGEDFREGLCAVISVKLTEPQFEGQTKTKLGNSEIRSLVESVMSQELSAFLEENPSVSRAIFDRCVNAARAREAARRAREMTRRKTVLESTSLPGKLADCSERDASKCELFIVEGDSAGGSAKQGRDRNFQAILPLRGKILNVEKTRLDRILANAEIRAMITALGAGVGDEFNPEKLRYHKIICMTDADVDGSHIRILLLTFFYRYMRPLIEHGYVYAARPPLYKVSRGSFERYVYDDDELQVLLKDLGGAEGLTMQRYKGLGEMNAEQLWDTTMNPEVRIMNRISLEDAIAADEIFDVLMGERVGPRREFIEQNAKLVTDLDV; this is encoded by the coding sequence ATGATGGAAGACATGGACACAAATACCGTCACCCAGGTGACGGACGCCTACGATGAATCGCAGATACAGGTGCTCGAGGGGCTGGAGGCGGTGCGCCGCCGCCCGGGCATGTACATCGGCTCAACCGATATCCACGGCCTGCACCATCTGGTATACGAGCTTGTGGACAACGCCATCGACGAGGCGATGGCGGGCTACTGCACGCGCGTCAAGGTGAAGATCAACGCTGACGGTTCGGTCACCGTCACGGACAACGGGCGCGGCATTCCGGTGGGCGTCCACCCCAAAATGGGCAGGCCCGCCGTGGAGGTGTGCCTGACCATCCTGCACGCCGGCGGCAAGTTCGACGGCAAGGGCTACAAGGTATCCGGCGGCCTGCACGGTGTGGGCATGTCGGTGGTCAACGCCCTGAGCACCAAGCTGCACGTGGCCGTCCGGCAGGCGGGCCACGTGCACGAGCAGCACTATGAGCGCGGGGTGCCCACGGACGAGCTGACCGTCACGGGCCAGACCGAGGAGACGGGCACCACCATCACCTTCTACCCCGATGCCGCCATCTTTGACAGCATCGTCTTTGACTATGATATCCTCAAAAAGCGGCTGCGCGAGCTGTCCTTTTTGAATGCCGGCCTGCTCATCGAGCTGGAGGACGCGCGCGAGGATCGGCAGCAGCACCACACGTTCCACTTTGAGGGGGGCATCGTCTCCTTTGTGGCGCATATCAACAAGAACAAGGAGACCCTTTTCCCCGACCCCATTTATTTTCGGGGCGCGCGCGACGACTCCATTGTGGAGATCGCCATGCAGTACAACGATACTTACAACGAAACCATCCTCACCTACGCAAACAACATCGCCACCATCGAGGGCGGCGCGCATCTGGTGGGTTTTAAAAACGCGCTGACCCGCGTGCTCAACGACTACGCGCGCAAAAACAACCTCATCAAGGCCAACGACCCCTCCCTTACGGGCGAGGATTTCCGCGAGGGGCTCTGCGCGGTGATCTCGGTCAAACTGACCGAGCCTCAGTTTGAGGGCCAGACCAAGACCAAGCTGGGCAACAGCGAGATCCGCTCGCTGGTGGAATCGGTGATGAGCCAGGAGCTGTCCGCCTTTCTGGAGGAGAACCCCTCGGTCAGCCGCGCGATCTTTGACCGCTGTGTTAACGCCGCGCGCGCGAGAGAGGCCGCGCGCCGCGCCCGCGAGATGACGCGCAGAAAGACGGTGCTGGAATCCACCTCCCTGCCCGGCAAGCTGGCTGACTGCAGCGAGCGCGACGCCTCCAAATGCGAGCTGTTCATCGTGGAGGGGGACTCCGCCGGCGGCTCCGCCAAGCAGGGACGGGACCGCAACTTCCAGGCCATCCTGCCTTTGCGCGGCAAGATCCTCAACGTGGAGAAGACCCGCCTGGACCGCATCCTTGCCAACGCGGAGATCCGCGCCATGATCACCGCGCTGGGCGCGGGCGTGGGCGATGAGTTCAACCCCGAAAAGCTGCGCTACCACAAGATCATCTGCATGACGGACGCCGACGTGGACGGCAGTCATATCCGCATATTGCTGCTGACGTTCTTCTACCGCTACATGCGTCCCCTCATCGAGCACGGCTACGTGTACGCTGCCCGCCCGCCGCTCTACAAAGTTAGCCGCGGCTCCTTTGAGCGCTACGTGTACGATGATGATGAGCTGCAGGTGCTGCTCAAGGACCTGGGCGGCGCCGAGGGCCTGACCATGCAGCGCTACAAGGGCCTGGGCGAGATGAACGCAGAGCAGCTGTGGGATACCACCATGAACCCCGAGGTGCGTATCATGAACCGCATCTCGCTAGAGGACGCCATCGCCGCCGACGAGATTTTTGACGTGCTGATGGGCGAGCGGGTGGGTCCGCGGCGCGAGTTTATCGAGCAGAACGCCAAACTGGTCACCGATCTAGACGTGTAA
- the ychF gene encoding redox-regulated ATPase YchF has protein sequence MKLGVVGLPNVGKSTLFNAITHAGAEAANYPFCTIEPNVGVVPVPDARLDRLSEMYQPKKTTPAIIEFVDIAGLVRGASRGEGLGNQFLGHIREVDAIVHVVRCFEDENITHVDGSIDPVRDMETIELELIFADLETVQKRMERVKKSMRNVPAAAKEYAVLQKIEQALLAGKGARSVQLDEEERLIAQGFFLLTAKPVIYAANIAESDLADADSLPMVQQVRARAQSQGAEVLVISAQIEEEIAQMDEDERRMFLDDLGLAQSGLERLVVKCYALLGLISFLTAGADEVRAWTITRGTRAPQAAGKIHTDFERGFIRAEVVAYDDLMACGTYAAAREKGLVRSEGKEYVMQDGDIVLFRFNV, from the coding sequence ATGAAATTAGGTGTCGTCGGTTTGCCCAACGTGGGCAAGTCCACCCTTTTTAACGCCATTACCCACGCCGGGGCGGAGGCGGCCAACTATCCATTCTGCACCATTGAGCCCAATGTGGGCGTGGTGCCGGTGCCCGACGCGCGGCTGGACAGGCTCAGCGAGATGTATCAGCCGAAGAAGACCACGCCGGCGATCATCGAGTTTGTGGATATTGCGGGCCTGGTGCGCGGCGCCAGCCGGGGCGAGGGGCTGGGCAACCAGTTCCTGGGCCACATCCGCGAGGTGGACGCCATCGTGCACGTGGTGCGCTGCTTTGAGGATGAGAACATCACTCACGTCGACGGCAGCATCGATCCGGTGCGCGACATGGAGACCATTGAGCTGGAGCTGATCTTTGCCGACCTGGAGACCGTGCAAAAGCGCATGGAACGCGTGAAAAAGAGCATGCGCAACGTGCCCGCCGCAGCCAAGGAGTACGCTGTGCTGCAAAAAATCGAGCAGGCGCTGCTGGCGGGCAAGGGCGCGCGCAGCGTGCAGCTGGATGAGGAGGAGCGGCTGATCGCCCAGGGCTTCTTTCTGCTCACCGCAAAGCCCGTGATCTACGCAGCCAACATTGCGGAGAGCGATCTTGCGGATGCCGACAGCCTGCCCATGGTGCAGCAGGTACGCGCCCGCGCCCAGAGCCAGGGTGCCGAGGTGCTGGTGATCTCCGCCCAGATTGAAGAAGAGATCGCCCAGATGGACGAGGACGAGCGCCGGATGTTTCTGGATGATCTGGGCCTTGCGCAGTCCGGCCTGGAGCGCCTGGTGGTCAAGTGCTACGCACTGCTGGGGCTGATCAGCTTTTTGACCGCGGGCGCCGACGAGGTGCGCGCCTGGACCATCACGCGCGGCACCCGCGCCCCGCAGGCTGCCGGCAAGATTCATACCGACTTTGAGCGCGGATTTATCCGTGCCGAGGTGGTGGCCTACGACGATCTGATGGCGTGCGGCACCTACGCCGCCGCGCGCGAGAAGGGGCTGGTGCGCTCCGAGGGCAAGGAGTACGTCATGCAAGACGGCGACATCGTGCTGTTCCGCTTTAACGTCTAA